In a genomic window of Methanoregula sp.:
- a CDS encoding pre-peptidase C-terminal domain-containing protein has protein sequence MYIIVVCQNCGNITPEGKFCEHCGASLQIVPVQAPPYGYPQPVIQPQPLPAKQGMSALKKILLIGVILFCIFLILGVIGYLESPVPAPPPKPVTVTPTPKLTATPATTGTYSHTPSETINGYVDSKGSYRITTNIRDPSTVLYSIRLVGPKNADLDLYVKKTTLPSTSDYDFRSAGSGSNEQISISYPAVGSYNILVHSTSGGGNFVLYIDYKYS, from the coding sequence GTGTACATTATCGTCGTATGCCAGAATTGCGGGAACATCACTCCGGAAGGGAAATTCTGTGAACATTGCGGGGCGTCACTTCAAATCGTACCGGTACAAGCGCCCCCTTACGGATATCCGCAGCCGGTAATTCAGCCACAGCCCCTGCCGGCAAAGCAGGGGATGTCGGCACTTAAAAAGATCCTTCTCATTGGCGTGATTTTATTTTGTATTTTCCTTATCCTTGGGGTTATCGGGTATCTGGAAAGTCCCGTCCCAGCCCCGCCCCCAAAACCCGTAACGGTTACCCCGACTCCGAAACTCACTGCGACCCCGGCCACAACGGGAACGTATTCTCACACCCCCTCTGAAACAATTAACGGGTATGTTGATTCCAAGGGGTCATACCGGATTACTACCAATATCCGTGATCCCTCCACCGTGTTGTATTCCATCAGGTTAGTTGGTCCAAAAAATGCAGATCTGGACCTGTATGTTAAAAAAACAACGCTCCCCTCCACAAGTGATTATGATTTCCGGTCAGCGGGTTCCGGTTCCAATGAACAGATCAGTATTTCTTACCCGGCTGTCGGGAGTTATAACATTTTAGTACATTCAACCAGTGGCGGCGGTAATTTTGTCCTTTATATTGATTACAAATATTCCTGA
- a CDS encoding PEGA domain-containing protein, which yields MKNPVKTVLCILLFLVIVQGVQAAETYLYVAKWGSMGTGDGQFLSPEAVAIDRSGNIYVTDPQNNRVSKFTPEGQYILGWGSKGLLAGQFNESNGIAVDANGNVYVTDRYNHRVQKFSSTGTYLTAWGSYGTGNGQFNDPFAVAVDSQGNVYVTDHYNHRVQKFSPTGQFITAWGSFGTGDGQFSIPLGIAVDASDNVYVVDYNTYRVQKFTSSGQFITRWEGPAYGGQGLKGFIGIAVDATGNVYISEIWDSHVYKYSPAGVLLTRFGTPGKGDGQFSNPISDIAVDSSGNVYLIDRNNARVQKFSSSPLPASLAISSDPTGAQVSSDGVYKGITPVTVTNIVPGTHTYTFSKSGYVTQSTVYTSASGEAGSMSTRLKKSDEVLPAQITITSDPTGAAVLLDDVYKGITPITVTNIVPGTYTYTFSKSGYVTQSTVYTSASGESASMHTTLKVNTPLDTVVFVNSVPDGANVYIDDVYKGVTPTSLHLKQGTYILKLTNENYADDESLLHIGSADPIQVTRTLSGPEPTPGFEGFLAVISLIAVVLFARKFR from the coding sequence ATGAAGAATCCGGTGAAAACGGTTCTGTGCATTCTCCTGTTTCTCGTGATCGTCCAGGGAGTTCAGGCAGCAGAAACGTATCTGTATGTTGCGAAATGGGGATCCATGGGAACCGGGGATGGGCAGTTTTTAAGTCCCGAAGCAGTGGCAATCGATAGAAGCGGCAACATATATGTCACCGATCCACAGAACAACCGTGTTTCAAAGTTTACTCCTGAAGGACAGTATATTCTTGGCTGGGGTTCGAAAGGGCTCCTGGCTGGACAATTCAACGAGTCAAATGGTATTGCCGTGGATGCAAACGGTAATGTGTATGTCACGGACCGCTACAACCACCGGGTCCAGAAATTCTCCTCAACGGGCACATACCTGACGGCATGGGGATCGTATGGTACAGGAAATGGTCAGTTCAATGATCCATTCGCTGTGGCTGTGGATTCCCAGGGCAATGTATATGTGACCGATCACTACAACCACCGGGTCCAGAAATTCTCTCCGACCGGACAGTTCATCACTGCATGGGGCAGCTTTGGTACCGGCGATGGTCAGTTCAGTATTCCTCTTGGTATCGCAGTGGATGCGTCTGACAATGTGTATGTTGTGGACTACAATACCTACCGTGTCCAGAAATTCACGTCATCCGGCCAGTTCATTACCCGATGGGAAGGACCCGCTTATGGAGGACAGGGGCTGAAGGGATTCATCGGTATCGCCGTGGATGCAACCGGCAATGTGTATATATCAGAGATCTGGGATTCGCATGTGTACAAGTATTCTCCCGCAGGAGTCCTTCTGACCCGGTTTGGAACTCCCGGGAAAGGAGATGGACAATTTTCAAATCCGATCTCTGATATTGCCGTGGATTCGAGCGGCAATGTGTATCTGATTGACCGCAACAACGCCAGAGTCCAGAAGTTTTCCTCATCACCGCTTCCCGCTTCCCTGGCTATCTCATCCGATCCAACGGGTGCTCAGGTCTCGTCAGACGGAGTTTACAAGGGAATCACTCCGGTTACCGTGACAAATATCGTACCGGGTACGCATACCTACACGTTTTCGAAATCCGGGTATGTAACGCAAAGCACGGTGTATACGTCGGCCTCGGGAGAAGCCGGAAGTATGTCTACCCGGTTAAAAAAATCTGATGAAGTCCTGCCTGCACAGATCACTATCACTTCCGATCCTACCGGTGCTGCAGTGTTGCTGGATGACGTGTATAAGGGAATCACTCCGATAACTGTGACAAATATCGTACCGGGTACGTATACCTATACGTTCTCGAAATCCGGGTATGTAACGCAAAGCACGGTGTATACGTCGGCCTCGGGAGAATCTGCATCCATGCATACTACGCTCAAAGTGAATACTCCGCTTGATACTGTCGTATTCGTCAATTCTGTTCCCGATGGCGCGAACGTGTATATTGATGATGTGTATAAGGGAGTCACCCCCACCAGTTTACACTTGAAACAGGGCACCTATATTCTGAAGCTCACTAATGAGAATTATGCGGATGATGAATCGCTGCTACACATTGGTTCTGCCGATCCAATCCAGGTTACCAGGACACTTTCTGGTCCAGAACCGACTCCCGGGTTTGAAGGGTTCCTCGCGGTAATCTCGCTTATTGCCGTAGTGCTGTTTGCCAGAAAATTCAGGTAA
- a CDS encoding tetratricopeptide repeat protein encodes MNKTLFLSGFVLFLVLICPCATAFDVLAVQYYNEGVTFSRLGQYSEAVNSFDKAIIVDPNDTYTWYNRGNALSALYLYPEAVASYDKALALKPSYVEAWQNRGVALSNSALYEEAIDSYDNATAIDPYDAETWYNRGIALGKLGKFSKAVESYDQALALNPDYADAWRNRGATLMNFAMFSEAVDSYEKSIVSYCKESVPDPKNSSVCQNPGTALIHQILSSPILCVLIGAIILVVGVAVWKRRRPA; translated from the coding sequence ATGAACAAGACTCTCTTTTTATCCGGATTTGTCCTGTTCCTGGTGCTCATCTGTCCTTGTGCAACCGCGTTTGATGTCCTTGCGGTGCAGTATTACAACGAGGGTGTGACTTTTTCCAGACTAGGTCAGTATTCAGAAGCCGTCAATTCGTTTGATAAGGCAATTATTGTCGATCCAAATGATACCTATACATGGTACAACCGGGGAAATGCGCTGAGTGCTCTCTATCTGTATCCGGAAGCCGTTGCTTCCTATGACAAGGCGCTTGCCCTCAAGCCCTCTTATGTTGAGGCGTGGCAGAACCGCGGAGTCGCGCTGAGTAATTCCGCCCTGTATGAGGAAGCAATTGACTCGTATGACAATGCAACCGCTATCGACCCATACGACGCCGAAACGTGGTACAACCGCGGAATAGCTCTTGGAAAGCTCGGTAAGTTTTCAAAAGCGGTTGAGTCGTATGACCAGGCGCTTGCCCTCAACCCGGATTACGCCGATGCGTGGCGGAACCGTGGCGCCACTCTCATGAATTTCGCTATGTTTTCTGAAGCAGTGGACTCGTATGAAAAATCCATTGTTTCTTATTGCAAAGAAAGTGTCCCCGATCCCAAAAACTCCAGTGTTTGTCAGAACCCGGGAACTGCACTTATCCACCAAATCCTGTCTTCCCCGATCTTGTGTGTGTTGATAGGGGCAATCATTCTGGTGGTGGGAGTTGCCGTGTGGAAGCGGCGTCGCCCTGCCTGA
- the pap gene encoding polyphosphate:AMP phosphotransferase, which yields MFDKYDLDLALDKNAYDAVIVGLRERLGVLQREFRDRKIPVIMIFEGWRFSGISNTINRLTYALDPRGYRVRSTQQPNEVEQAHPMLWRFWVNTPSQGQIAIFDRSWYTDTLLAGSYGNKKSPFSPQSLLDIIAMEEQLVTDGAVIIKFFLHVSKKEQKKRLKKFEDLHKDFSEDNSRAPKKLRDYDFMLPNLERLIIETSIPKAPWTVVEGNDRRYAIVKVHETIISRMEDALRARSAAEVKPNRKKTRAAEKDREVQYALLQALDLTKSLSEDEYAHRLSECEDRLHTLQYLIHEKKIPVTIMFEGCDAAGKGGAIIRLDRALNPRCSVVEPIAAPTPDEKSHHYLWRFIRSLPKAGDITIFDRTWYGRVLVERVEGFCTEPEWQRAYQEINTLEDYLVRSGGVLIKFWLQIDQDTQIQRFREREADPLKKYKITDEDWRNREKWDIYRTATEEMIEKTSTPAIPWTLVESNDKYFARIKIMATIVAVLEDAVSRTGRKKTK from the coding sequence ATGTTTGACAAATACGATCTGGACCTGGCACTTGATAAAAATGCATATGATGCGGTGATTGTTGGTCTCCGCGAACGTCTCGGGGTGCTCCAGCGGGAGTTCCGGGACCGGAAAATTCCGGTGATTATGATCTTTGAAGGCTGGAGATTTTCCGGGATATCCAATACCATCAACCGGCTCACCTATGCCCTTGATCCCCGGGGCTACCGGGTCCGCTCCACGCAACAGCCCAACGAGGTTGAGCAGGCTCACCCGATGCTCTGGAGATTCTGGGTAAACACCCCTTCACAGGGACAGATCGCTATCTTTGACCGGAGCTGGTACACCGATACCCTGCTTGCCGGCTCGTACGGGAACAAAAAGTCCCCGTTCTCTCCCCAGTCACTCCTGGATATCATCGCCATGGAAGAACAACTCGTTACTGATGGTGCAGTCATCATCAAGTTTTTTTTACATGTCAGTAAGAAAGAGCAGAAGAAGCGGCTGAAAAAATTTGAAGATCTGCACAAGGACTTTTCCGAAGATAACAGCAGGGCACCAAAAAAACTGCGGGATTACGACTTCATGCTGCCGAATCTGGAGAGACTGATCATCGAAACAAGCATACCGAAGGCGCCATGGACCGTAGTGGAAGGCAATGACCGGCGTTATGCAATAGTAAAAGTCCATGAAACGATCATCAGCCGCATGGAAGATGCCCTCAGGGCCAGATCCGCTGCTGAGGTAAAACCAAACCGGAAAAAAACACGGGCCGCGGAAAAAGACCGGGAAGTGCAGTACGCTCTCCTGCAGGCATTGGATCTCACGAAATCACTGTCTGAAGATGAATATGCTCACCGTCTCTCTGAATGTGAAGACCGTCTGCATACACTCCAGTATCTCATCCATGAAAAGAAGATCCCGGTCACCATCATGTTTGAGGGATGTGATGCGGCAGGCAAGGGCGGGGCAATTATCCGGCTGGACCGGGCGCTGAACCCCCGGTGCAGCGTGGTTGAACCCATTGCCGCCCCAACCCCCGACGAAAAAAGCCATCACTATCTCTGGCGCTTTATCCGCAGCCTTCCCAAGGCAGGGGATATCACCATCTTTGATCGCACATGGTACGGCAGGGTGCTTGTCGAACGCGTTGAAGGGTTCTGCACGGAACCGGAATGGCAGCGTGCCTACCAGGAGATCAATACTCTCGAGGATTACCTGGTGAGATCCGGCGGGGTCCTCATCAAGTTCTGGCTCCAGATCGACCAGGACACCCAGATCCAGCGGTTCAGGGAACGTGAAGCTGATCCCCTGAAAAAATACAAGATCACGGATGAAGACTGGAGAAACCGGGAAAAGTGGGATATCTACCGTACGGCAACCGAAGAGATGATTGAAAAGACCAGTACACCGGCGATTCCGTGGACCCTTGTCGAATCCAATGACAAGTACTTTGCCCGGATAAAAATCATGGCAACGATCGTTGCGGTGCTGGAGGATGCGGTATCCCGCACCGGCAGGAAGAAAACGAAATGA
- a CDS encoding RyR domain-containing protein — MDTPDIYVVIQALLAIIGSGIGVFIAFPAIRDAVGAANSDFIRIAVGAFAGSSSAGIVYLYVREKIHTMPLLFKQGHVIVCGLNSRSFLVINDLVKRKIKPVVIESDAKNTYLESCKMLGLIVLTGLPSDVNMLKKAGVKKAAYVLSLNDVDEDNAEVALNVMRMVPEKRRHVLTCIIQVINPQLYGIIRKHAFSARKDSAVRIEFFNQYALGARTLLDTYPAIPSKETGTVPPPVVILGAGRLGESILTRIARTWYLSHKEATARLTIALIDVNAASIREGLLIQYPKLSMACDLAAIPLDVGSAAFKNGEFLKSSPLGRGFTAYICLDDDSLGLYAALTLHHLTAGKNVRFIVRMDHNTSVARLIADEQVGLRSIQDIHPVNMFELTANSQLILAGEEEILARSIHDNYCTKEMLKGQTRETNRLLVTWDELGTLTEKKDGIGGEKYRTSNRRQANFIWTKLSLVGCEIGPVTDWDAPIEFRFTPDEIERLSSLEHERWMNEKQEDGWHYGVQRDDVQKLHPSLVPYGELSEPEKEKDRDTIRQIPEILSRIDFQVYRQQKIS; from the coding sequence ATGGACACTCCTGACATCTACGTGGTAATCCAGGCACTGCTCGCCATTATCGGTTCGGGCATCGGGGTTTTCATTGCATTTCCCGCGATACGGGATGCAGTTGGAGCGGCAAATTCCGATTTCATCCGCATTGCAGTCGGTGCGTTTGCCGGTTCAAGTTCAGCCGGAATTGTGTACCTGTACGTCCGGGAAAAAATTCACACCATGCCGCTCCTCTTCAAACAGGGGCATGTCATTGTCTGTGGCCTGAATTCCCGGTCGTTCCTCGTTATCAATGACCTTGTTAAAAGAAAGATAAAACCGGTCGTCATCGAAAGTGATGCAAAGAATACGTACCTCGAATCCTGCAAAATGCTGGGGCTTATCGTTCTTACCGGGCTTCCCTCCGATGTGAATATGCTCAAAAAAGCTGGGGTGAAAAAAGCCGCGTATGTGCTCTCCTTAAACGATGTGGATGAGGATAATGCTGAAGTCGCCCTGAACGTGATGCGGATGGTGCCGGAAAAACGGCGTCATGTGCTCACCTGTATCATACAGGTAATAAACCCGCAGTTATACGGGATTATCAGGAAACACGCATTTTCCGCACGGAAAGACTCAGCTGTCCGGATCGAGTTTTTCAACCAGTATGCACTCGGGGCGAGGACACTTCTCGATACGTATCCCGCCATCCCTTCTAAAGAGACGGGGACGGTTCCCCCGCCCGTCGTAATCCTGGGGGCCGGTCGCCTCGGTGAAAGTATCTTAACCCGTATTGCACGAACCTGGTACCTGTCGCATAAAGAGGCAACGGCCCGGTTAACCATCGCCCTCATCGATGTAAACGCCGCATCGATCCGGGAAGGGCTGCTCATCCAGTACCCGAAACTGTCCATGGCCTGCGATCTGGCAGCCATTCCCCTGGATGTCGGATCTGCCGCGTTCAAAAACGGGGAGTTCCTGAAAAGTTCTCCCCTTGGCCGGGGTTTTACTGCCTATATCTGTCTTGACGATGATTCCCTGGGGCTCTACGCAGCCCTGACACTCCATCATCTCACGGCCGGGAAAAATGTCCGGTTCATCGTCAGGATGGATCATAATACCAGCGTGGCCCGGCTCATTGCCGATGAACAGGTCGGGCTTAGGAGCATACAGGACATCCACCCGGTCAACATGTTTGAGCTCACTGCCAACAGCCAGCTCATTCTTGCAGGAGAAGAAGAGATCCTTGCACGGTCAATCCATGACAATTATTGTACAAAGGAGATGCTCAAAGGACAAACCCGGGAGACAAACCGGCTGCTGGTCACGTGGGATGAACTCGGCACCCTTACGGAAAAGAAAGACGGTATCGGCGGGGAGAAATACCGGACATCCAACCGGAGACAGGCAAATTTCATCTGGACCAAATTATCGCTGGTGGGGTGCGAGATCGGACCCGTTACCGACTGGGACGCGCCCATCGAATTCCGGTTCACTCCCGATGAGATCGAACGTCTCTCCTCCCTTGAGCATGAACGCTGGATGAACGAGAAGCAGGAGGACGGGTGGCATTATGGCGTGCAACGGGATGATGTTCAGAAGCTCCACCCCTCGCTCGTGCCGTACGGGGAGCTGTCCGAACCTGAGAAGGAGAAAGACCGCGACACCATCCGCCAGATCCCGGAAATATTGTCCCGGATAGATTTCCAGGTGTACCGCCAGCAGAAAATATCCTGA
- a CDS encoding toll/interleukin-1 receptor domain-containing protein: MKIDSPADFLQKIQRNTKAFEAAVTQGDTHTARRLAEECITLYHQLARRVPLREQFYREQAKEWKTKAEDIAVTPPSGVQKTGTDFIGDEVATASVPGAETRTVPAKPRHQVFISYSKPEQQIAHDLCSYLEADGIFCWIAPRDVLPGSDFPGSIIDAIDESRVVVLVFSRSSNNSPHVIRELTRAVNRNLMILPFRVEDILPTKNMDYLINIPHWFDAFPPPAQQYFGTLKETIKTHLASPGHADPRPDNPGG; this comes from the coding sequence ATGAAAATTGACTCTCCTGCTGATTTCCTCCAGAAGATCCAGAGGAATACAAAGGCGTTCGAAGCAGCGGTGACCCAGGGAGATACCCATACTGCCCGGCGTCTCGCTGAGGAATGTATAACCCTCTATCACCAGCTTGCCCGGAGAGTCCCGCTCCGCGAACAGTTTTACCGTGAACAGGCTAAAGAGTGGAAGACAAAGGCGGAGGATATTGCCGTCACCCCCCCTTCAGGTGTACAAAAAACCGGCACAGATTTTATCGGTGACGAGGTTGCGACCGCATCGGTTCCTGGGGCGGAGACCCGGACTGTTCCTGCAAAACCCCGCCACCAGGTATTCATCAGCTATTCAAAACCCGAGCAGCAGATAGCCCATGACCTCTGTTCCTATCTCGAGGCAGATGGTATCTTCTGCTGGATTGCCCCCCGGGATGTGCTTCCCGGCTCGGATTTTCCCGGCTCGATCATCGATGCGATTGATGAGAGCAGGGTTGTGGTGCTGGTGTTCTCCAGAAGCTCGAATAATTCGCCCCATGTCATCCGCGAACTGACGCGGGCAGTGAACAGGAACCTCATGATCCTCCCGTTCCGTGTTGAAGACATCCTGCCCACAAAGAACATGGATTACCTCATCAACATACCCCACTGGTTCGATGCATTCCCCCCGCCGGCGCAGCAGTATTTTGGAACGCTGAAAGAGACGATAAAAACCCATCTTGCCAGTCCCGGGCACGCTGATCCCCGGCCGGACAATCCCGGGGGTTGA